The bacterium genomic interval AAAGGGCAGAAATGCAAGCGTGTCCAGGGACGGCTACAACGCCTTGTTGAGCAGTATCCTTGTTCTGCACGACCACTATCCCTCGGCCTGACCGAAGGTCCGTTCCGTTCGTGTTGCACTGGAACGTCGGTAGCCTTTTCCTCGACACTGTCTATAGTGGCCCGATCCGCACGCATGCACGATTGCAGTTCATCGTTCTTGCTCAACAGTGTATTGAGCGGATGGATTACTGTTGGGGCAACAATGGAAACCGTTGTTGTTGGTTGACCGGTTTCCGTTGATGTCCCCTCGCGTGCACGATTCTTGCTCCTGGTGAAAGCATGGCAGCGGAGGGCACGCCCGTCAATCCTGATCCCGGCAATCTGCCGGCAGGTATTTGGCCCCGGTACCTGGCGATCCTGCGCAAGGCCGGCGTCGCGGCTCGGAACGCGCAGTGGTACGAGCGGTGGGTCGAACGCTTCGCCTTCTTCAAACCTAATAGTCCTTTGTCGGCACGTAGTTACGATGACGTCCGGGGATTTCTCAGGGGTCTGGGTGCCTCCGGCACCGTGCCTGGCTGGCAGCTCGAGCAGGCGGATCACGCCCTGTACCTGCTCTACCGCGACCTGTTTGCGTCCTCGTGGGTGCGGGAGTGGCGCAGCGTCGAGCCGTCCGCCGAGCCTCCCGTCTGCCCCCCGTCGGATCGAGGGCGTGCGGGCGCTTGTACCGCCAGGGACCGGACGGACCAGGCCCGGGCGAACGCCGCGGAAGATCTGGCCGCGAGGATTCACGCCGAGATCCGCACCCGTGGCTACTCCTGGAAGACGGAGGCCACGTACCGGCACTGGGCCCGGCGCCTGCTCGCCTTCTCGGGGGCCGCGTCGCCGGACCTCATCCCTTCCGGGAAGCTGAGGGAGTATCTCGCCTACCTGGCAGTCGACCGCGGGGTCGCTGCAGGGACGCAGAGCCAGGCGCTCAACGCCTTGGTCTTCCTCTTCACCCACGTGCTCAAGCGCCCCATCGGGGAGATCGGCGAGTTCCCGCGCGCCAAGCGGCCCCAGCGCATTCCGACGGTCCTGGACCGCGGCGAGGTCCGCGCGCTGCTGTCCCGCATGGTCGGCACGCCCGCCCTCGTCGCGCGCATCCTCTATGGAAGCGG includes:
- a CDS encoding integron integrase, with the protein product MAAEGTPVNPDPGNLPAGIWPRYLAILRKAGVAARNAQWYERWVERFAFFKPNSPLSARSYDDVRGFLRGLGASGTVPGWQLEQADHALYLLYRDLFASSWVREWRSVEPSAEPPVCPPSDRGRAGACTARDRTDQARANAAEDLAARIHAEIRTRGYSWKTEATYRHWARRLLAFSGAASPDLIPSGKLREYLAYLAVDRGVAAGTQSQALNALVFLFTHVLKRPIGEIGEFPRAKRPQRIPTVLDRGEVRALLSRMVGTPALVARILYGSGLRLGEGLGLRVKDVDLAHRQLLIRNGKGAKDRVTVLADGVVEELRAQIETALERHRAELAHGRGDAWIWPALERKYPGIARQSGWQFLFPATGLWKDPDSGRMLQLHVHESVVQKAVHAAAIAAGITKPVACHTLRHSFATHLLASGADIRTVQELLGHSDVSTTMIYTHVLNRPGLAVRSPADG